The following proteins are co-located in the Chloroflexota bacterium genome:
- a CDS encoding HAMP domain-containing protein, translating to MRDNPQLNPASRLFAAVLSLPLRLKITIPYIIVVLLLAGVATWLVSQAFARTLQDQFRGQLVDGFTVASDAVFQTEADQLANVRAVGRTAGVAEAVAQRDSAKLNELIRPIVANYPSLTIVHILDIDGKAIYSLRADDNNNFVTGETTDFKSWEPVQRVLAGETDALGDKFVGVVEAPWGAVVYTVRPVKDGDTVIGAVLAGTPLDDLLAKMSSDPDAKVTIFKRDGKAVATTFDDVFQMPALTPETVEAVAEGKLSRLQNRLFEVPGEEYNEVLGALALRGQPSGWMIGVALPRSLIAQNSQFSPTELAIWFMMGILAIIGLGVVVAQIISVPVFELVHASELVAEGHLDVQVKEHTDDEFGLLARYFNRMIRELRQREIMNELSGKIASKEVRDALLAGRVDLAGEQKFVVLLSVDIRNFATLSEYYGPQEVVNFLNNYSTLVINAVREQGGTVSRLNGDSILSAFGAPITTEPGDSARRAIQTATIIRARLAELNARRIDSGQIPVKVDMSLHAGEVVAGNVGAADRADYTLVGDAAKDIAHIQASANKVEDSNILTSEAVIDLLDDKNWVITAEHGEVYLGDNKSLVARKIIGTRAALESVEGWVGSNRSLDVVEALYLYCRGFGLTTIARLKGVSQTEVRRWTEQAARQFETISETLGSEFGLTQNELQRLTKSLSQVPV from the coding sequence ATGAGAGATAACCCTCAACTCAACCCGGCTTCACGTCTGTTCGCCGCAGTGCTGTCTTTGCCTTTGCGGTTGAAGATCACGATTCCCTACATTATCGTGGTGCTTCTGCTGGCCGGCGTGGCTACCTGGCTGGTGAGCCAGGCTTTTGCCCGGACGTTGCAAGACCAGTTCCGCGGCCAACTAGTGGACGGCTTCACGGTGGCGAGCGATGCCGTCTTTCAGACGGAGGCGGATCAACTGGCGAACGTGCGCGCCGTTGGGCGGACGGCGGGCGTGGCTGAGGCGGTGGCGCAACGCGACTCGGCAAAACTGAATGAACTGATCCGGCCAATTGTTGCCAACTATCCAAGCCTGACCATTGTTCATATTTTGGACATTGACGGCAAGGCCATCTACAGCCTGCGGGCTGATGACAACAACAATTTTGTCACGGGCGAGACCACTGATTTCAAATCGTGGGAACCGGTGCAACGTGTTTTGGCGGGCGAAACCGATGCTTTGGGCGACAAGTTTGTGGGAGTGGTTGAGGCGCCGTGGGGGGCGGTGGTGTACACCGTTCGCCCTGTAAAAGACGGGGACACTGTCATTGGCGCAGTGCTGGCAGGAACGCCGCTGGATGATCTGCTCGCCAAAATGAGCAGCGATCCAGATGCAAAGGTGACCATCTTCAAGCGGGATGGCAAAGCGGTGGCAACCACTTTCGACGATGTGTTCCAAATGCCGGCTCTAACGCCGGAAACGGTTGAAGCTGTTGCCGAAGGCAAGCTGAGCCGTTTGCAGAACCGTCTGTTTGAAGTTCCGGGGGAAGAATACAATGAAGTTTTGGGCGCATTGGCTCTACGCGGGCAACCGTCGGGCTGGATGATCGGCGTTGCTCTGCCACGATCGCTTATTGCCCAGAACAGCCAATTTAGCCCCACCGAACTTGCCATCTGGTTCATGATGGGCATCTTGGCCATTATTGGCCTGGGCGTGGTTGTGGCGCAAATTATTTCCGTGCCGGTCTTTGAACTGGTGCATGCCTCCGAGTTGGTTGCCGAAGGCCACCTGGACGTTCAGGTGAAGGAGCATACCGACGATGAGTTTGGCTTGCTGGCCCGTTACTTCAACCGGATGATCCGTGAACTGCGCCAGCGCGAGATCATGAACGAATTATCCGGTAAGATTGCCTCTAAAGAGGTGCGAGACGCGCTACTGGCCGGACGGGTTGACCTGGCCGGCGAGCAGAAATTCGTGGTTTTGCTCTCGGTGGACATTCGCAATTTTGCCACGCTATCGGAGTATTACGGGCCGCAGGAAGTTGTCAACTTTCTCAATAACTACAGCACCCTGGTGATCAACGCTGTTCGGGAACAAGGCGGGACGGTGAGCCGTCTCAACGGCGACAGCATTTTGTCGGCGTTTGGCGCTCCGATTACGACTGAACCTGGCGACTCGGCGCGCCGGGCAATCCAGACGGCGACAATCATACGAGCGCGGCTGGCGGAGCTTAATGCCCGCCGCATTGATAGCGGGCAAATCCCGGTGAAAGTTGATATGAGCCTGCATGCCGGCGAAGTGGTGGCCGGGAACGTGGGGGCGGCGGATCGAGCCGATTACACCCTCGTTGGTGACGCGGCCAAGGACATTGCGCATATTCAGGCTTCGGCTAACAAGGTTGAAGATAGCAACATTTTAACCAGCGAAGCTGTCATTGACCTGCTGGACGATAAAAACTGGGTGATCACGGCAGAGCACGGTGAAGTTTATCTCGGCGATAATAAATCGCTGGTGGCGCGAAAGATAATTGGCACTCGCGCCGCGCTCGAAAGCGTGGAAGGTTGGGTGGGATCGAATCGGAGCCTCGACGTGGTTGAAGCTCTATACCTTTACTGCCGCGGCTTCGGGCTGACGACCATTGCCCGCCTAAAAGGTGTAAGCCAGACAGAAGTTCGCCGTTGGACGGAGCAGGCGGCCAGGCAATTTGAGACTATTAGTGAAACCTTAGGCTCGGAATTTGGCTTGACCCAAAACGAATTGCAACGATTGACTAAGTCCTTAAGCCAGGTGCCAGTCTGA